A stretch of DNA from Montipora capricornis isolate CH-2021 chromosome 1, ASM3666992v2, whole genome shotgun sequence:
ACATCCATATGAAACAGTCCCTAAGTAAGATttattaagggcgcgttcgattgaccctattccggaataagaatacgtgaagtgataatggaaacggtatgtttggcgtgtttcgaagcagcaaggataataaaaatatgtttaaaatagcattttagcagatgtgtGACAActttaacgtgaatctccgtaaaaacgaaggatttttaacttatattccatgtattcctattccggaatacggtcaatcgaatgcaccctaagtgtcactctcaggggtcgaAGGGTTAATGGGGAAATGGGAAAAGTAGCTTTGGGATAAATATGTCACCTGAGATAGTCACCTGAGACGACTCTGAAAGTGAGAAATGTGCGATTAAAACCCATGAACATCTCGTCAGCTGTCATATATTCACGTTACTCCAGCTTGAGTCAAGTTACTCCAAGTAAAAACAAAGGGAGTGCAAATATTGCTACGGTATCACCAGGGAAATGCTACTGAAATAGTGGAGTAACTAAAACTAAAGAAACCTTAACTGTATTTTCCACTGGATAAAAAAtggcgttatccaccttttgaacaaccgaggccagggcAATGAAGTCCTGACAAGGACCAGAACAAAACTATTGAGATGGTAGTCTCAATCAACTGCAAATTCCAGAAACATTTGAGGTTGTTACATTAAGCAGCAAAAAGATCTGTTCTCAGGGGCGAGTGTTTGTACTTGTTATACAGTGTACAGTGTAGATGCGTCTCAGATAGTGCAGTAAGAGGCCTTTCTTTTGTCTGTGCATAAGACCAAGTAAAAGTACAATGTGAAATCCAGGGAGACAAACCCATCAGAATTATTGATTTACCCTTAAGACCAGACATAATGGTCAACATTGAATAAAGAAATCTTAGCAATTTGAGCAAGAAAATTGAAAGTTGGCTGTGCCCAGCATTTATCAGTAATGAAATCAAAGTGGTAGAGGCCAAACCTCCCCCTAATTAACCACCATTGCAATGTCTATGAATTTCATTTGATCTCTGTGATGCAAATTGTGTTGGGTACAAATCCTAGCATCACTTCTTAAAATAATACATTGCTGAACATTCATACAGTCTGCTATTGGAAAACACTTAAAAAGAAGACAGTTCTACAGAAAGGACTACTTGATCAAAGGATGAAATAGGGAAACCAATTTTGCtctccagtggatagtgatttattttatttagcattatccaccttttgaacaactgaggcctgaaCTTTGAACCAAACAGAGATTTGGGGCTGTTTTGATCAATGAGAAAAGGATCTTTCAGGTTCTACTAAGCCTATCTGTGAAAATTTTGTGTGTTAGCTTATAGTTGATCATGTTTGATTCAATTTTCTACTCCTTAGACAGTTTAACTCAATGGGATGATTTGCAAATTATTTGTACCTGTTTATTGGCAAAAACAAGAAGGATAGCATCTCTTAGTTCATCCTCCTGCAACATCCTCATGAGTTCCTCCTTCCCTTCGCCAACTCGTTCACGATCATTACTATCCACAACAAAGATTAGACCTGAATAGTGCACAAAACAAAGAGTGCATTGCAACTAGTGAAAAACTAACCAGAAAGAGgctggatttttcaacaaaaaaaagggCAACAATCTTTTAGTAAAATTCAATGCTTAATATAGGCTACTGTAAAACTGAGCCAACCACCGACTTGCTGGCTCAGTTTGTTGAGCACAGAATTAGAGTGCAGGGGAGACCCCTGAGTCTGACTCTGGCCGGACAAACACTCAGGGTCACTATTTCAAATGAGCAGGGCatagagttcccggtgttgtggtctggcctgaATGTATCCCCAATTAGCACCGTAAGGCAGCAGTTACAAagtacaggtcacaggtcattgttttaccaagacagaaagtatcctaaacattcattaaaactaaccttaggcctaaaaacttttgtttaggcctaattaggctactttctgtgttggtaaaacaatgacctgcgaaCTGTGATTTGTACCTGCCACACCATAAGGCCCTACAActttggtcataaatagtttAACACTTCGCTAGAACAGCACATAAATCCACAAATCGCATCAAAACCATTAACAACGTACCCCTCCTCCTTCCTCCCTTCAAAGTTGCGtttaccggttggtttttgAACTCGAACCCATAACATTGAAGGGGTAGAGGGGGGAAATTTACGTCTGCGTTACAACATTTGTAACAGAGACTGTAGAACGCCTAGACAAACAAATAAAGATTgcgattgactgattgattcgAATTTACAAACAGCAATGAAACTTTAAGCTTACCTTGAGTGTTCTGGAAATAGTGCCGCCAAAGTGGTCTGATTTTATCCTGACCTCCGACATCCCAGACAGTAAAGCTGATGTTCTTATACTCCACTGTTTCTACGTTAAACCCTGTAAAAAAAACGTTATTCTTATTGCCACTGACCGGAAAAGGCGAAGGGGAAATACAAATCACCTGTCGAACATGTATAAGATACAAAGTGGCGGCAATGTATTATAACATACCAATTGTTGGAATAGTTGTCACGATTTCCCCGAGTTTTAGTTTATAAAGGATAGTGGTTTTTCCAGCGGCATCGAGTCCAACCATGAGTATTCTCATCTCCTTCTTGCCGAAGAGGTTTGCAAACAATTTAGCAAAAACACTTCCCATGTTCTTGTTCTCAAAAAGGGGAGAGAAGctaaaaaaaagctaaattcaGTTCGCTAGCCGTaagatctatatatatatatatataccagaCAATATTTCTTGAGAAGTACATTGAATAAACACAATATATTCACCCAGAAAAAGCAGCGCGTTGtgacaagttttcaaagatAGCGCTTCGCCAAAAGGTAGCACGTCATTGTCTAAGGTGGGGGTATCAATTTATTGCTCCAACTCCCATCAATTCGTCCACCTGGGGCCCGTTCTCGAAGTCCCGatactttacgggccattttcgggtgtctcAATTCCCCCATATCTCAAGAAAGGAGAGGATTTAAGAGGTCAAATTTCacagtaatttttgtttttgttaccttgcaaacatgttaaaagatcggctttccaaaacaagtggttggcagtttcacaatgTTTTTTCGATCCCGAagagttttcgggactttcgagaaacgggctccagGGGCCGggataaatattgaattaaaaaaagaaaaaccaataCTTGTTGGCAGAAGTGCTACTCAGTGGATGTACTTTAAAAAATTCATCATTCATCTTTTCTTCGTTTTTAGCTATCCATTTTTCTACAGGTCGGACAAATAATACCTAATTCAACTCGTCTAAAGTCTCTTTTGAAcggaattttttaaaaaataaaattgtgttCAATTTTTAAACTGACCTCCAGTTACCACCATTACGTACCAAAGAAACCGCGAAACACGAATTCCACGTGTGTCACACGCTTGCGGGTCGTGAATATGTCGGTCAAAAGGATACCGGAAAATTTCCTATGCATAACTTACAATACCAGACCAATTGTTTCTTAACCATAGACGTAaaaaaatggattgcaatttcTACGCAAAAAAGTTCCATTCAACGTAACGGCCCTAAATGTTACGTTCGAGCCATATTTTAGTAggactaaaactgaattttacggactggaaaccagcaaaaaatacCTTTCACTGGAACATTTCGGGTGTCTACGTTAATGTTGGGAAGTTTTCTTAACGTTTCAGGAATGAGAAACGTCGCGTTGCAAATAGCAGTTTGATCAGATTATCTTACTTCTTTTACCGCCATCCGCCACCACCCACCCACCACCCGCCACCCGCCAGAGAGAAAAGAGGAGTATGACCTATTCCATCGTCCCACCGGAACGACTGGTTTTTCCATTCAAAAGGAATGGGCTCTTGTCAAAAATACCTCCTTTGAAAAGTAATTGTCTTCCTAGCTCTCGCAGATGTGAAGTAATCGAAAATTTGGAATGGGGCTTTGG
This window harbors:
- the LOC138044938 gene encoding ADP-ribosylation factor 1, yielding MGSVFAKLFANLFGKKEMRILMVGLDAAGKTTILYKLKLGEIVTTIPTIGFNVETVEYKNISFTVWDVGGQDKIRPLWRHYFQNTQGLIFVVDSNDRERVGEGKEELMRMLQEDELRDAILLVFANKQDLPNAMNAAEITDKLGLHNLRNRQWYIQATCATSGDGLYEGLDWLSNELKNQKQ